A region of the Microcystis aeruginosa FD4 genome:
AATACGCTATCTATCGCGCCCTCGAAAGGGGCAAACGAGTTTTCTACACCACTCCCCTGAAAGCTCTTTCTAACCAAAAATTCCGGGATTTTCAAGAAAAATTCGGTCGCACCCCCACCGATGGCGATGAGGATTCCCCGCTGCTCTTTGCCGAAGTGGGATTAATTACCGGCGATGTGGTGATCAATCCTTCAGCATTAATTGTAGTCATGACTACAGAAATTTTTCGCAATATGCTGTATAGAACCCCGATCGGTGAGGTAGGCACTTCCCTAGAAAACGTGGAAACCCTGGTTCTCGATGAATGTCACTATATCAGCGATCGAGGTCGCGGCACCGTTTGGGAAGAATCAATTATCTACTGTCCCCCTAGTATCCAATTAGTTGCCCTCTCCGCCACCATCGGCAACCCCGGGGAACTCACCGACTGGATTAACTGGGTGCGGCAACAGCCCCAACCCGGCGATAATAAGCAGACCTCCAGCTGCGAGCTAATTAACTCCGATTTTCGCCCCGTCCCCCTGCGCTTTTATTTTGCCAATAAAGAGGGATTATTCCCGCTGCTCGACCCAAAACAGAGCAAAGTTAACCCGAAACTACGCTCAAAAGTCGGCCACGGCAAACCCCGACGCTTAAAACGAGAAGATTGTCCCACCATCGCCTCGATTGTCACCACGCTGCGGGACAAGGATATGCTCCCAGCCATTTACGTCATTTTCAGCCGCAAAGGTTGCGATCAGGCGATTCGAGAGCTAAAAAACCTCAATCTCGTTAATCCAGAAGAAGCTAGAGCCATTTACTATCGTTTACTCATTTTCTTTCTGGAAGATAATCCCAATCTGCAAGAACTCGCCCTTTCCTTCTTTGCCGTCGAAAATCCGCCCCTACACCAAAAATTACTGGCTTTTTTCGCTAATAACCCCCAGTCCGACGATCAACTCCTCCGCCTCTTAACCGCCGCCCCCGAGACGAAAAATCAACTGTTTGAATTCCTAGCCAGTGCTTCCCAATTGGTGCGCGCCGACCAAGTGGAACCCCTCACCCGGGGCTGTGGTGTTCACCATGCCGGGATTTTACCCCTCTGGAAAGAATTAGTCGAACAACTCTTTGAAGCTGGTTTAATTAAAGTGGTTTTTGCCACCGCTACCCTCTCGGCCGGGATTAATATGCCCGCCCGCACCACCGTCATCTCGGCTCTCTCCAAACGCACCGATGATGGCCATAGTATGCTGACTCCCTCGGAATTTGTCCAGATTGCTGGCCGGGCCGGTCGCCGGGGAATGGATGCGGTGGGCCATGTGGTGACAGTACAAACGCCCTTTGAAGGGGCAAAAGAAGCGGCTTTTCTGGCCACCGCCCAACCGGAACCCCTGCAAAGCTGTTTTGCGCCCAGTTACGGCATGGTCTTAAATCTCCTGCAAAAACACAGTCTAGAGGAGGTAAAAGACCTCTTAGAGCGCAGTTTCGCCGAATATCTCGCTCGTTTGAAGTTAAGCCCCGAACGACAACAGATTACCGCCTTAACCACCGAATTAGCTAAGTTGGATATGGAATTAGCCGGTATCGAACGGGAGCAGGTCTTCAGTTACGAAAAGCTACGGGAAAGACTGCGGGAAGAAGAAAGACTGTATAAAATCCTCGCTAGTCAGTCAGAGGCACAGAAAAGACAGGAAATACATCTAAAATTGCCGAATATTACCGTCGGAACCATCCTCCATCTCAAGGGCAAACATATTAAGGTTCCCGTCCCCGTCCCCGCTATCTTTGTCAATACCCTGCACGGTGCTGGTCAAGTGCGAACCCTTGTTTGTTTAGGCAGTGATAATCGCTGGTATTTAGCCGCCTATGCCGATATTAGCGAGATCGACCGAGGTTTTCTCTCTCCTGCGGAATTAGGCGAACTAATACCCCCTTCCCTGGAAGCAGTTTCCCTAGGGGGTTGGCGCAAGGGTGAGGAAAATACTCAGGCGATCGCCGATTTAATCCCCCAACAAGTGCAAGGCATCCCACCAGTGGCGGAACTGGCAACACAAGCACAAAGAGTAGAAATTGTCAATAGTCAAATTGCCGCTCATCCCCTGCAAAAACGCAAAAATCCGGGGCGATTGATGAAATTATACTACGATCGAGAGATTGCTCGCGATAAGTTACACAAAGCCCAGATTAAATACCAAAAACAACAATCCCGCAAATCCTACTACTGGGAAGAATTTCTGAATCTAATCGAGATTTTGCGAGAATTCCAAGCATTAGAGGGTTATTTGCCCACTCCCCTCGGAGAAGCGGCGGCCACTATTCGCGGGGAAAATGAACTCTGGTTAGGATTAGCGATGATGTCCGGAGATTTGGACAGATTGACTCCTAGCCAACTAGCCGCCGCCATCAGCGCTATGATTACGGAACCCCCTCGCCCCGATACTTGGTGCAATTACCCGCCTGTGCCAGAAGTTATCGATATTTTGCGACAAGGAGAGGGAAATTCCCCCGGTCTGCGAGAAGTTCGCCGTTTACTCTATCAAGCTCAATCTCGCTACGATATCACTATTCCCGTCTGGTTAGAAACCCAACTGATGGGGATTGCCTCCCGTTGGGCCCAGGGGACATCCTGGCCGGAATTGTGCGAAAATACTAGCCTCGATGAGGGAGATCTAGTGCGATTATTACGGCGCACCGTCGATGTTCTCTGGCAAATTCCCCAAATTCCCCGGGTTTCCCAAGTCCTTAAAGATAATGCCCGTCTCGCCGTCACAGCCATGAAGCGCTTTCCTCTGTAAATTGATCACTCTTTTAAACAATGGGAGATGGTAAGGAAAGTAACTGTCGGTGTATTTGCTCGATTAGGGCGAGGATTTGCTGATAATTCTGGTGCAATCCCTGTTGATAGAGGTGATTTGCTCCTTGATTTAAATCCGCTAAAGCCGATTGGTAATAACCCAATTGATGCCGCAGTAATCCCCTTCTAATATAAGCATCGGCATAAAAAGGATCGATGGCAATCGCTCGATTTAAATGGGCGATCGAGCGGTCGTATTCACCTAATTGGTGAGCGGTACAAGCTAGATTATAGTAGGCTGAGGCATTATTTTTATTTAACCGGAGAGCTTGATTAAAATCCGCTTTGGCTGAGGTAAAATTGTCGAGGGCTAAATGAGATAAACCTCGATCATTATAAATAGTGGCTAAAGTATCGGGTTGCCAGTTAGTAATTTGACGCAAGGATTGATTAAAATCAGCTAGGGCAAGGGGATAATTTTTCCTAGCCGCCTGAACTAAACCACGATTATAGTAGGCTTGATAATAGGTGGGTTTTAACCGGATAGTCTGGTTATAATCGGTCAGCGCCTGTGGATAATCTCCCAAACGATAAAAAGCTAAACCCCGATGGAAATAGGCTAGATAATTATCAGATTGCTCTTGTAAAGAGCGGGTGCAATCCTGCCAAGCGCGGAGATAATCCTGTAAATAAATCTCAGTTAAACAGCGATTACTGTAGGCTAGGGCCAAGTTATTTTCCCGTTCGATCGACTGATTGAAATCCTGCAAAGCTTGCTGATAATTACCCGCCTCTAGTTGTTCAATTCCCGATCGCATCCAGTAGGATAAATGTACTGATTTAGCTGCTTTTCCCTGCCGAGGCCATCCCCCCAGCACCAGCGAACAGAGCAGTGCAACAATAACCAATCGACCGAGGTAAGGAAGAAAATTTTTCAAAACCGTTGACATAGGAGTATCTTTGTGCATATACTCCCAATTCTGAGGAAACTTTCTCGATCGATCAACAGACAGCCTGTCAAATACAGTTATCAGCTATCAGTTATCAGTTATCAGATGTGAGTTTTCAGTTCACTGATTACTGTTTACTGTTCACTGAAAATACACCCCACTTCCCACAGTCTAGGACTGGTCTATGTCTCTAGAGGTCGGGGCTGCGATAAGCTGATAAAGGAAAGATTGTCACCGAGCAATTATGCCCGATAACCGATAAATGATACAGGAGTTATCTATGGAAACTATTTTTATCCCCCACCTCCTCAAATCTCCTGATCGACAAAGAGTGATCATCATCGATAATTTTATCCCCGGTCTAGAAACCTTGACACCAGTGCGGGGGACTTTGCTGGTTAGACATGGGGGGAATTTTTTGGAAGTATCGGTGAAAGCAGAAACCATCGTCACCTTAACCTGCGATCGCTGTTTACAACAATATAATCATCGTCTGCAATTAAACACTTCCGAATTAATCTGGCTAGACAAAAATAAAGACTACGATAACTCCTATCCTCTAGAGCGAGAAATAGCCTACGAAGACCTCTCGGAAACCCTCGATCCTAACGGGGATTTTGACCCGCAAATGTGGTTATACGAGCAGTTATGTCTAACTTTGCCCCCCCGTCAACTCTGCAGCGCCAATTGTCAACCACCTGATTTTCTTCTTCCGGAAAAGACTGCTATCGATGGTCGTTGGGCCTCCCTAGAATCCCTGAAAAGTCAGTTATCTCAATCGCAAAATTGAGCTTTGATGCTGATTTTTTTCGGGTTTCGATCCAGGAGAAAAGCGATCAAAACCCGATTTTTTACCGGCCCCAAATCTTTTTCAGGACAGTTTCGGGGGTAATATCGGCGACTTTTCCCGTATTAGCTTCAATATATCGATGCAGCTCTCCCCCACTCGGTAAAACTCTCTTAGACAACGAAGGAATCAGCAGAGAGAGGGTATAGGTTCCCACGGCCACGGCTAACTGTAAAGGGACACTTTCGGTAGCTAACAATAAATTGGCACCGGCGATCATGGCCGCCATTTTACCGATATCGGCCGTTCTGGACACTTTTAAGTTATTATCCATGGCTTTGAGTGCTAAAACCCAAGCTTCATCCATATCGCCTTCGATCGCTATAATTGGCAAATCTGGTTGTTGATGGCGAATGCCTTGGATAATTTCCAGCCAACTCTCTAGGGGATAAACCGTTTCCAGTCCTTGGTTGATGCTCAGATCGCTACCGCCGGCGTAGAGGAGAATATAGCCGCTATCCTTGATATTGAGGCGTTGCTGCTCCATTTGGGCCCAATCGATATCATCCCGATTCAATGTTATTTTTAAAGGTGGACAGGGTGCGGCAATCTTTAACCCTTTGACCAGTGCGTGATAATTATCCGCTAGATAGCCTTCCGTTGGCCGGGGTACTTGTTCCGATAAGAACCAGCTGCCATTATTTTCATAGCCTATACGGTTAAGAACACCATTTAACCAGAGTAAAAGGTTGATAGCAGGACGATTAGTGAGACTAATGGCGATTTCGTACTCCCGGTCCCGAATTACTCCCAAAATATTTAAATAATCCGCTAATCCGTACTGATCTCGATAGTCAAATAAAAGCACTTCCCTAACCTGCGGACAGAGACGATAGGCAGCCTTTGCCCTAGGTTCGACCAAAACATCAATGCTGCTTTGGGGGTAAGTTTGCTGGAGGGTTTCTAGAGTGGGAAAAAAGAGCAGTTGATCGCTAATTCCTCCCGGTACAAGGGTTAATATTCGCATTTTATCTAGATATACTTGAATCGATCAGCTTAATTTTAGCAGTGTCCCTCGTTATTCACTAGACTTCCCCTATTTTAGTCCTCAACTCAACGAACAGGCTCACTTGCTGGGTATCACAGCAGGTAACACCTGAATACAGTCCGCACAAATTGCAATGAAGTCAAAGATCACAGTTGGGTTTCCGTTGTCAACCCAACCCACCAGAGCGGCGTACTGCTACGCAGTGCCTTCGGCATCGCACTTTAACCCACAACTTCAATGAATGTGCATGGTGCGTTCCCAAAAATCCATCGGTGGAGCAGTAGGACTGACCTTAGGGAACGCACCCTACGGCGATGGCGTACTTTTGCTGCTCACCATCAGTGAGAGAAAGTCACAAATAGGAGATGCCGCCTCACGATCATTTGCTTGATATAGCGGCTTTTTTGATTAGACCTCCTGCAAAAGTCTTATTCAGCTACTTGATTATAGCCTAAAGCAAGTTCGTAGTTGTAAATGCCAGCGATTAAATTAAATCTCAGACCAAAACGTCGTCTCCGATTCCTGTATCTTGATGATAAAATTCTAAATCTCTTCAGACTTCTGTGAATAGGTTCGATAACAATTCTTTCTCTTGATAACTGGCGATTAAATTCTTTTTCTTCTAAGCTTAATTCTTGATCTTTCTTTTTTTTGTTAGGAATTCTACTATTTTTGTGCAGCTTTTGAATTCCTTGATCGCCCTTATCTGCTAAACATTCAATATTTTTATCGCTCCCAATTTGACTATTTTTCCAAAGATTAAAGTCATGTATTCTTCCCTTCCCATGAGCGGTACAGACTATCATTCCTGTTTTTTGTGCCGCAAGAACTTGCGATTTTATTGTATGATAGCCTTGTTTCCCGCTATAGTAATCTTTCTGCTTTTTTTGAGGTCTTTCTATCTCAGGCTCTGCTACATCTACTACCACTAGCTCTCGGTCACTATTCGCCTGGTGAACTGTCTTTTTCCCCGGCAGATTAAACAATCCAGATTTTATCAGAATATTTTCTACCTTTCTAGTGATTCGTAGGGCTGTTGTCTCATTAATCTCCCAATTAATTCCGAGATGGAAATAAGTACTATATTCCCGTAAATACTCTAAGGTCATCAAGATTTGGTCTTCTAGACTTAATTTACTTGGTCTTCCCGATTTTTTTTGCAGAACTTTTTCGGCAGCCAAAACCTTCACCATATCCTTAAATGTTTCAGGATATACTCCACAAAAGCGTTTAAACTCTTCTGGATTCAAATTTTTTACTTTTTCGTAAGTCATGGTTTTTCTGAGTGTTTTACTTTATTGTACATAATCAGTTCCTATTTTTGCAGGAGGTCTATTGTGATTGAACTGGCAGCAAAACAAAAGTTTGCAGCGATTAAATTAAAACATGATCAGATTTTTGGTCAAGTGATCGCATCTTTACGCAAACAGCATCAACTGCGACAATCAGATATTATAGGAGTATCCGAGCGTCAAGTGAGACGCATTGAACAGGGAGAAGGAACAAAGGTAGAAACCCTTAATTTATTTGCCCAAGCTCAGAAAATGGAACTTAATGATTATCTTGATGCTGTTGCTGGGTTAATCGATAATACTTCAGTAGATTTGCTCCAATCTTAAGCTTTTAAGCCTTGATTAATTCGAGTAATTGTGCTTCGGTTAGCTGAGTAATGCCCAATTCTAGGGCTTTTTCTAACTTAGAACCCGCCGCTTCTCCAGTAACTAAATAATCAGTTTTTTTACTCACAGAACCCGTCACTTTCCCCCCAGCTTTTTCGATTAATTCTTTCGCTTCCTCCCGTTTGAGAGTTGGTAAAGTGCCAGTAATCACAAAGGTTTTCCCTGCTAAGGTGGCTTTAGTGGTGGTGGTTTTTGCTGCTGTGGCAAATTGTAAACCGGCCGCTTGTAATTTAGCGACTAAATCCCGATTAGCCTCGATTCTAAACCAATCATAGACCGATTGGGCGATTTCTTCACCAATACCATAGACAGAAGCTAAATCAGTCACGCTGGCGTTAGCTAACTCCTCCACAGTCCGAAAACTTTCGGCGAGAATTTTGGCGTTAACGCTGCCCACATAGCGAATCCCTAGCCCATAAAGTACCCTCGACCAGCTTTGATTTTTGCTCTGAGCCATAGCTGTAATCAAATTTAAGGCGGATTTCTCGCCCATTCGGTCTAATTTGGCAATTTCCGTTTTTTCGAGGCTGTAGAGGTCAGAAATGGCGGTAACTAATCCCTGTTCAATCAGCAAAATCACCACTTTTTCCCCTAATCCCCGGATATCGAGAGCATCGCGACTGGCCCAATGTACTACACTTCCCCGCAAAATCGCTGGACAGGAACTATTGACACAGCGCGTCACCACTTCCCCCACCGGACGAACTAGGGGAGATTGACATTCAGGGCAATTAGTGGGCATCTGGAAGGGTAAAGTGTGGGGAGGCCGCAATTCTGGCAGGATTCTCACCACTTCCGGAATAATTTCCCCCGCTTTGCGGATAATTGCCGTGTCACCGATGCGGATATCTAATTCGGCCACTCGATCGCTATTATGTAAAGTAGCCCTTTGTACGGTGGTTCCTGCTACCTGTACCGGTTCCATCACCGCCATGGGTGTGACTGCGCCGGTGCGTCCCACATTGACGATAATATCTTTAACTATCGTGGGGACTTCTTCGGCGGGATATTTTAAAGCGATAGCCCACCGGGGGAATTTTTGAGTGAATCCTAACCGATTTTGTCGCTGTAAATCGTTGATTTTGACTACGACACCATCGGTCATGTAGGCTAATTGATGACGTTTTTCTTGCCAATCTTGATAGTATTGTGCCACTTCTTGCAGGGATGGACAGAGTTGACGGTGGGGATTAACCAGAAATCCCATGGTTTCTAATCTGTCTAAAGATTGCCATTGAGTACTGATATGTTTATCGTCTAAATGCAGGGTATAGGCAAAAAATTGTAAGCGTCTTTTATCAACTATTTTCGGATCTAATTGTCGTAGGGTTCCCGCTGCCGCATTGCGGGGATTAGCAAAGAGAGATTCACCCTTTTCTTCTCTTTCTTGATTGATTTTATCAAAGGTATCGAGGGGTAAAAAAGCTTCACCGCGCACTTCCACAATTGCCGGGGGATTATCTATATTTAAGCGTAAAGGAATAGAGCGAATTGTCCGCACATTGGGGGTAATATCTTCTCCAGTGACTCCATCCCCTCTAGTAACACCTCTGACGAAAAAACCGTTTTCGTAGGTTAAAGCTAATGCAGAACCATCGATTTTTAGTTCACACACATATTCCGTGTCTTGGGTTTCATTTACATATCTTTGCCAACGGCTGCCCCATTTATTTAATTCTTCGAGGTTAAAGGCATTTTCGAGACTATACAGGGGAATATGATGACGGACAGAAACAAATTGACTAGAGATTTTATCCCCGACTCTTTGGGTGGGACTATCGGGGGTGATTAATTGGGGATAACGCTTTTCTAGGTCTTCTAATTCCCGATAAAGTTGATCATAAACGCTATCGGGTATAAAAGGATCATCAAGAACATAATAAGCATAACTGGCTCTTTGTAGTTCTGTTTTTAGTTGTTGGCAACGTTGTTGGATTTCTAAGGGGATAGTCATAATCGTTAATAATGCTACTGTGCAAAGACCATTTGAGGAGTTAATTGTAAATCGGGAAATGTTACCGATATTATCCTATCTTCGTTATTAAATTCTGCCAGTTCATAAAATCCAGAAATCAGGGTTAAAACCGATATTTTTAGGGCAATAGGATCGATAATCCAGTATTCAGGAATGCCTCTCACTGCGTATTCTGAACGCTTATAACGGTAGTCATCATCAGCATTACCGGGGCTAACAATTTCTACAACTAAGAGGGGAGGAAATTCAATCACTGCTGTGGTCATATTTCTAATCTCTTGACATTGTTCAGCAGTTAAAATCATTAAGTCTGGAATTCTCGATTTAGCTTTATCGGTGCGAATTCCCACCGTAGCGGGCATAACTTTCCAAGTTAGATTTAATCTTTTAATTTCTGCCATTAAATAATCAT
Encoded here:
- a CDS encoding DEAD/DEAH box helicase, with protein sequence MKESLNPTSLDFKTIFPFKLDDFQQSAIAALAAGKSVVVCAPTGSGKTLIGEYAIYRALERGKRVFYTTPLKALSNQKFRDFQEKFGRTPTDGDEDSPLLFAEVGLITGDVVINPSALIVVMTTEIFRNMLYRTPIGEVGTSLENVETLVLDECHYISDRGRGTVWEESIIYCPPSIQLVALSATIGNPGELTDWINWVRQQPQPGDNKQTSSCELINSDFRPVPLRFYFANKEGLFPLLDPKQSKVNPKLRSKVGHGKPRRLKREDCPTIASIVTTLRDKDMLPAIYVIFSRKGCDQAIRELKNLNLVNPEEARAIYYRLLIFFLEDNPNLQELALSFFAVENPPLHQKLLAFFANNPQSDDQLLRLLTAAPETKNQLFEFLASASQLVRADQVEPLTRGCGVHHAGILPLWKELVEQLFEAGLIKVVFATATLSAGINMPARTTVISALSKRTDDGHSMLTPSEFVQIAGRAGRRGMDAVGHVVTVQTPFEGAKEAAFLATAQPEPLQSCFAPSYGMVLNLLQKHSLEEVKDLLERSFAEYLARLKLSPERQQITALTTELAKLDMELAGIEREQVFSYEKLRERLREEERLYKILASQSEAQKRQEIHLKLPNITVGTILHLKGKHIKVPVPVPAIFVNTLHGAGQVRTLVCLGSDNRWYLAAYADISEIDRGFLSPAELGELIPPSLEAVSLGGWRKGEENTQAIADLIPQQVQGIPPVAELATQAQRVEIVNSQIAAHPLQKRKNPGRLMKLYYDREIARDKLHKAQIKYQKQQSRKSYYWEEFLNLIEILREFQALEGYLPTPLGEAAATIRGENELWLGLAMMSGDLDRLTPSQLAAAISAMITEPPRPDTWCNYPPVPEVIDILRQGEGNSPGLREVRRLLYQAQSRYDITIPVWLETQLMGIASRWAQGTSWPELCENTSLDEGDLVRLLRRTVDVLWQIPQIPRVSQVLKDNARLAVTAMKRFPL
- a CDS encoding tetratricopeptide repeat protein gives rise to the protein MHKDTPMSTVLKNFLPYLGRLVIVALLCSLVLGGWPRQGKAAKSVHLSYWMRSGIEQLEAGNYQQALQDFNQSIERENNLALAYSNRCLTEIYLQDYLRAWQDCTRSLQEQSDNYLAYFHRGLAFYRLGDYPQALTDYNQTIRLKPTYYQAYYNRGLVQAARKNYPLALADFNQSLRQITNWQPDTLATIYNDRGLSHLALDNFTSAKADFNQALRLNKNNASAYYNLACTAHQLGEYDRSIAHLNRAIAIDPFYADAYIRRGLLRHQLGYYQSALADLNQGANHLYQQGLHQNYQQILALIEQIHRQLLSLPSPIV
- a CDS encoding YceD family protein, which gives rise to METIFIPHLLKSPDRQRVIIIDNFIPGLETLTPVRGTLLVRHGGNFLEVSVKAETIVTLTCDRCLQQYNHRLQLNTSELIWLDKNKDYDNSYPLEREIAYEDLSETLDPNGDFDPQMWLYEQLCLTLPPRQLCSANCQPPDFLLPEKTAIDGRWASLESLKSQLSQSQN
- a CDS encoding glycosyltransferase family 9 protein produces the protein MRILTLVPGGISDQLLFFPTLETLQQTYPQSSIDVLVEPRAKAAYRLCPQVREVLLFDYRDQYGLADYLNILGVIRDREYEIAISLTNRPAINLLLWLNGVLNRIGYENNGSWFLSEQVPRPTEGYLADNYHALVKGLKIAAPCPPLKITLNRDDIDWAQMEQQRLNIKDSGYILLYAGGSDLSINQGLETVYPLESWLEIIQGIRHQQPDLPIIAIEGDMDEAWVLALKAMDNNLKVSRTADIGKMAAMIAGANLLLATESVPLQLAVAVGTYTLSLLIPSLSKRVLPSGGELHRYIEANTGKVADITPETVLKKIWGR
- a CDS encoding IS5 family transposase; translation: MTYEKVKNLNPEEFKRFCGVYPETFKDMVKVLAAEKVLQKKSGRPSKLSLEDQILMTLEYLREYSTYFHLGINWEINETTALRITRKVENILIKSGLFNLPGKKTVHQANSDRELVVVDVAEPEIERPQKKQKDYYSGKQGYHTIKSQVLAAQKTGMIVCTAHGKGRIHDFNLWKNSQIGSDKNIECLADKGDQGIQKLHKNSRIPNKKKKDQELSLEEKEFNRQLSRERIVIEPIHRSLKRFRILSSRYRNRRRRFGLRFNLIAGIYNYELALGYNQVAE
- a CDS encoding helix-turn-helix domain-containing protein, translated to MIELAAKQKFAAIKLKHDQIFGQVIASLRKQHQLRQSDIIGVSERQVRRIEQGEGTKVETLNLFAQAQKMELNDYLDAVAGLIDNTSVDLLQS
- the ligA gene encoding NAD-dependent DNA ligase LigA, which translates into the protein MTIPLEIQQRCQQLKTELQRASYAYYVLDDPFIPDSVYDQLYRELEDLEKRYPQLITPDSPTQRVGDKISSQFVSVRHHIPLYSLENAFNLEELNKWGSRWQRYVNETQDTEYVCELKIDGSALALTYENGFFVRGVTRGDGVTGEDITPNVRTIRSIPLRLNIDNPPAIVEVRGEAFLPLDTFDKINQEREEKGESLFANPRNAAAGTLRQLDPKIVDKRRLQFFAYTLHLDDKHISTQWQSLDRLETMGFLVNPHRQLCPSLQEVAQYYQDWQEKRHQLAYMTDGVVVKINDLQRQNRLGFTQKFPRWAIALKYPAEEVPTIVKDIIVNVGRTGAVTPMAVMEPVQVAGTTVQRATLHNSDRVAELDIRIGDTAIIRKAGEIIPEVVRILPELRPPHTLPFQMPTNCPECQSPLVRPVGEVVTRCVNSSCPAILRGSVVHWASRDALDIRGLGEKVVILLIEQGLVTAISDLYSLEKTEIAKLDRMGEKSALNLITAMAQSKNQSWSRVLYGLGIRYVGSVNAKILAESFRTVEELANASVTDLASVYGIGEEIAQSVYDWFRIEANRDLVAKLQAAGLQFATAAKTTTTKATLAGKTFVITGTLPTLKREEAKELIEKAGGKVTGSVSKKTDYLVTGEAAGSKLEKALELGITQLTEAQLLELIKA
- a CDS encoding Uma2 family endonuclease, which codes for MIATQQKKYTFAEYLNYQDSRDNKYELFNGELIPMPPASGFHALILAFLYDYLMAEIKRLNLTWKVMPATVGIRTDKAKSRIPDLMILTAEQCQEIRNMTTAVIEFPPLLVVEIVSPGNADDDYRYKRSEYAVRGIPEYWIIDPIALKISVLTLISGFYELAEFNNEDRIISVTFPDLQLTPQMVFAQ